From Catharus ustulatus isolate bCatUst1 chromosome 24, bCatUst1.pri.v2, whole genome shotgun sequence, the proteins below share one genomic window:
- the LOC117006932 gene encoding uracil nucleotide/cysteinyl leukotriene receptor-like — translation MTKAISGGALRADFHLSNRTNSLISSMTISGGGLEEDFHLSNSANLLICNGTNLPMSNATGAALGVLGADLQHFLLAVTCSLVLLLGLAGNVLSLSLLSCRVKPLSHSYVLLLQLALLDSLLLALLPLHIHSQLLGDTWTFGDKACRASRAVFCLHSSLSVALLSCFCLAQWLALLHPLVSIRLRAAHYALLATALWLLALGATVPLVQPSRELGSCFGSCPESWAQPTTPGTALAVTLGVAVPFVTVLLALPLLAASVWRSGRRAGRRKALATISLVLAICGLCFVPQQLSQLLQLLLGTPQHPLLPKVQRVSEALASCSCCLNPLLYHFHASSKTWHCPCSLRNRPKRVFTICDRNFGDPSWGYRGWMENPRGWNELVQCGDARS, via the coding sequence ATGACCAAAGCCATCTCAGGAGGAGCTTTGAGAGCAGATTTTCATCTTTCCAACAGGACaaattccctgatttccagCATGACCATCTCAGGAGGAGGTTTGGAAGAAGATTTCCATCTTTCCAACAGCGCCAATCTCCTGATTTGTAACGGCACAAACCTCCCGATGTCCAACGCGACCGGAGCCGCCCTGGGAGTTCTGGGAGCAGatctgcagcatttcctgcttgctgtcacctgcagcctggtgctgctgctggggctggctggcaatgtgctgtccctgtccctgctgtcgTGCAGGGTGAAGCCTCTGTCGCATTCGTacgtgctgctgctgcagctggcgCTGCTGGACtcgctgctgctggccctgctgcccctgcacaTCCACTCCCAGCtgcttggggacacctggaccTTTGGGGACAAGGCCTGCAGGGCCTCCAGGGCTGTGTTCTGCCTGCACAGCTCTCTGAGTGTGGCCTTGCTGAGCTGTTTCTGCCTGGCTCAGTGGTTGGCACTGCTGCACCCCTTGGTCTCCATCCGCCTGCGCGCCGCTCACTACGCGCTGCTGGCCACGGCgctgtggctgctggccctTGGTGCCACTGtgcccctggtgcagcccagcagggagctggggagctgctttgggagctgccctgagagctgggctcagcccacCACCCCTGGCACAGCGCTGGCTGTCACTCTGGGGGTGGCTGTCCCCTTTGTCACCGTGCTGCTGGCGCTGCCGCTGCTGGCCGCGAGCGTTTGGAGGAGCGGgcgcagggctggcaggaggaaagCTCTGGCCACCATCTCCTTGGTGTTGGCCATCTGTGGCCTCTGCTTCgtgccccagcagctcagccagctgctgcagctgctgctgggcaccccCCAGCATCCCTTGCTGCCCAAAGTGCAGAGGGTGAGCGAGGCCCTGgcgagctgcagctgctgcctcaatCCCCTCCTGTATCATTTCCACGCCTCCAGCAaaacctggcactgcccctgcagcctcagGAACAGGCCTAAGAGGGTGTTCACCATCTGTGATCGCAATTTTGGGGACCCTTCTTGGGGTTACAGAGGCTGGATGGAAAATCCGCGGGGGTGGAACGAGCTGGTGCAGTGCGGGGACGCGCGGAGCTGA